From a single Eleginops maclovinus isolate JMC-PN-2008 ecotype Puerto Natales chromosome 2, JC_Emac_rtc_rv5, whole genome shotgun sequence genomic region:
- the LOC134873466 gene encoding histone H3 encodes MARTKQTARKSTGGKAPRKQLATKAARKSAPATGGVKKPHRYRPGTVALREIRRYQKSTELLIRKLPFQRLVREIAQDFKTDLRFQSSAVMALQESSEAYLVGLFEDTNLCAIHAKRVTIMPKDIQLARRIRGERA; translated from the coding sequence ATGGCAAGAACCAAGCAGACCGCTCGTAAATCCACCGGAGGCAAAGCCCCCAGGAAGCAGCTGGCCACCAAGGCTGCTCGTAAGAGCGCCCCGGCTACCGGCGGTGTGAAGAAGCCTCACCGTTACAGGCCCGGTACCGTGGCTCTCAGAGAGATCCGTCGCTACCAGAAATCCACAGAGCTGCTGATCCGCAAGCTGCCCTTCCAGCGCCTGGTGAGAGAAATCGCTCAGGACTTCAAGACCGACCTGCGCTTCCAGAGCTCCGCTGTCATGGCTCTGCAGGAGTCCAGCGAGGCTTACCTGGTCGGCCTGTTCGAGGACACCAACCTGTGCGCCATCCACGCCAAGAGGGTCACCATCATGCCCAAGGACATCCAGCTGGCCCGCCGCATCCGCGGAGAGAGGGCTTAA
- the LOC134873587 gene encoding histone H2B 1.2-like yields the protein MPDAPSVKAPKKGSKKAVSKTVSKTGKKRRKSRKESYAIYVYKVMKQVHPDTGISSKAMGIMNCFVSDIFERIAGEASRLAHYNKRSTITSREIQTAVRLLLPGELAKHAVSEGTKAVTKYTSSK from the coding sequence ATGCCTGACGCACCTTCCGTCAAAGCGCCCAAGAAGGGCTCAAAGAAAGCCGTCTCCAAGACCGTCAGCAAGACCggcaagaagaggaggaagtccAGGAAGGAGAGCTACGCCATCTACGTGTACAAGGTGATGAAGCAGGTCCACCCCGACACCGGTATCTCCTCCAAGGCTATGGGCATCATGAACTGCTTTGTGAGCGACATCTTTGAGCGCATCGCCGGTGAGGCCTCTCGTCTGGCTCACTACAACAAGCGCTCCACCATCACCTCCAGGGAGATTCAGACCGCTGTCCGCCTGCTGCTGCCCGGAGAGCTGGCTAAACACGCTGTCTCTGAGGGCACCAAGGCTGTGACCAAGTACACCAGCTCCAAGTAA
- the LOC134873513 gene encoding histone H2A-like, translated as MSGRGKTGGKARAKAKTRSSRAGLQFPVGRVHRHLRKGNYAQRVGAGAPVYLAAVLEYLTAEILELAGNAARDNKKTRIIPRHLQLAVRNDEELNKLLGGVTIAQGGVLPNIQAVLLPKKTEKAPKK; from the coding sequence ATGAGTGGAAGAGGCAAAACCGGCGGAAAAGCCAGAGCAAAGGCCAAAACCCGCTCCTCCCGTGCCGGACTCCAGTTCCCTGTTGGCCGTGTCCACAGACATCTGAGGAAGGGTAACTATGCCCAGCGCGTCGGTGCCGGAGCTCCCGTCTACCTGGCGGCTGTGCTTGAGTACCTGACTGCTGAGATCCTGGAGCTGGCTGGAAACGCTGCCCGCGACAACAAGAAGACTCGTATCATCCCCCGTCACCTTCAGCTGGCTGTCCGCAACGACGAGGAGCTCAACAAGCTGCTGGGAGGAGTGACCATCGCTCAGGGCGGTGTGCTGCCCAACATCCAGGCTGTGCTGCTGCCCAAGAAGACCGAGAAGGCTCCCAAGAAGTAA